A genomic region of Terriglobales bacterium contains the following coding sequences:
- a CDS encoding sigma-54 dependent transcriptional regulator encodes MHNVLIVDDESGIRQSLKGVLEDEGYKALTAESGEACLEALKKHPVDVVLLDVWLPGIDGLEALEKIKELEDGPEVIMISGHGTIETAVRATKLGAYDFLEKPISLEKTLILVKHAAEARRLRDENRELKKQVQSRSVIVGESVPMKALRQQIALMAPTNGRVLIYGESGTGKELVALAIHAQSLRKDALFVEVNCAAIPEDLIESELFGHRQGSFPGAAHDKQGKFAKADQGTLFLNEVGDMSLKTQSKVLRTLDEQRFTPVGGDEAITVDTRVIASTNKDLEDEISRGNFREDLFYRLNVIPFYVPPLREHREDIPLLARYFLKEFSTTYSRRLKEMTDDAIDTLMRYAWPGNVRELRNVIERMVIMNPTVFRLDRRHLPPLVYRDGGRRAAGEFSTLHQARAAYERDYILKKLDENHGNVSRTAEVLGLERSHLYRKMKALGIAVKE; translated from the coding sequence ATGCATAACGTCCTCATCGTGGATGACGAATCCGGGATCCGCCAGTCGCTGAAAGGCGTCCTGGAAGACGAGGGCTACAAGGCGCTCACCGCGGAGAGCGGCGAAGCCTGCCTGGAAGCGCTCAAGAAGCACCCCGTCGACGTGGTGCTGCTGGACGTTTGGCTGCCGGGGATCGACGGCCTGGAGGCGCTGGAGAAGATCAAGGAGCTGGAAGACGGGCCCGAGGTCATCATGATCTCAGGGCACGGCACCATCGAGACCGCGGTGCGCGCCACCAAGCTGGGCGCCTACGACTTCCTGGAAAAGCCCATCTCCCTGGAGAAGACCCTCATCCTGGTGAAGCACGCCGCCGAGGCGCGCCGCCTGCGCGACGAGAACCGGGAGCTGAAGAAGCAGGTGCAGTCGCGCAGCGTGATCGTGGGCGAGAGCGTGCCCATGAAGGCCCTGCGACAGCAGATCGCGCTCATGGCGCCCACCAACGGGCGGGTGCTGATCTACGGCGAGTCGGGGACGGGCAAGGAGCTGGTGGCGCTGGCTATCCACGCTCAGAGCCTGCGCAAGGACGCCCTCTTCGTCGAGGTCAACTGCGCCGCCATCCCCGAGGACCTGATCGAAAGCGAGCTCTTCGGGCACCGCCAGGGCTCGTTTCCCGGCGCCGCCCACGACAAGCAGGGCAAGTTCGCGAAGGCCGACCAGGGAACGCTGTTCCTCAACGAAGTCGGGGACATGAGCCTCAAGACCCAGTCCAAGGTGCTGCGCACGCTGGACGAGCAGCGCTTCACCCCGGTGGGCGGTGACGAGGCCATTACCGTGGATACGCGCGTCATCGCCTCCACCAACAAGGACCTGGAGGACGAGATCTCCCGGGGCAACTTCCGCGAAGACCTCTTCTACCGGTTGAACGTCATTCCCTTCTACGTGCCGCCGCTGCGCGAGCACCGGGAGGACATCCCCCTGCTGGCGCGCTACTTTCTGAAGGAGTTCTCCACCACCTACAGCCGCCGGCTCAAGGAGATGACCGACGACGCCATCGACACTCTGATGCGCTACGCCTGGCCGGGCAACGTGCGGGAGTTGCGCAACGTCATCGAGCGCATGGTGATCATGAACCCCACCGTGTTCCGGCTGGATCGCCGCCACCTGCCACCGCTGGTCTACCGCGACGGCGGCCGGCGGGCGGCGGGAGAGTTCTCCACCCTGCACCAGGCCCGCGCCGCCTATGAGCGCGACTACATCCTGAAGAAATTGGATGAGAACCACGGCAACGTCAGCCGCACCGCCGAGGTGCTGGGCCTGGAACGCAGCCACCTCTACCGCAAGATGAAGGCGCTGGGCATCGCGGTGAAGGAGTAG
- a CDS encoding base excision DNA repair protein has protein sequence MKGPKTAAIRSYYRALLRAWGTQDWWPARTRFEVIVGAYLTQNTAWTNVARALANLRAARSLSAAGIRKTPLQRLQRLVRPSGYFRQKARRLKIFVAYLDRRYRGSLARMFARPTQELRQELLELNGVGPETADSILLYAGGHASFVVDTYTHRVLHRHGLLRGEASYEEIRALVEEALHDEPPPQAPRSLHARRHKFRLVQTPPAAHVYNEYHALFVQLGKRHCLKAEAKCTGCPLEPLLPAGGPKR, from the coding sequence GTGAAGGGCCCGAAGACCGCCGCCATCCGCTCCTACTACCGGGCCCTGCTGCGGGCCTGGGGCACGCAGGACTGGTGGCCGGCGCGCACCCGCTTCGAGGTCATCGTCGGCGCCTATCTCACCCAGAACACCGCCTGGACCAACGTGGCGCGGGCTCTCGCCAACCTGCGCGCTGCGCGGAGTCTGAGCGCAGCCGGCATCCGGAAGACTCCGCTCCAGCGGTTGCAGCGGCTGGTACGTCCCTCGGGATACTTTCGGCAAAAGGCCCGCCGGCTCAAGATCTTCGTGGCCTACCTGGACCGCCGCTATCGAGGGTCCCTGGCCCGTATGTTCGCGCGCCCCACCCAGGAGTTGCGCCAGGAACTGCTCGAGTTGAACGGCGTCGGTCCCGAGACCGCCGATTCCATCCTGCTCTACGCCGGCGGTCATGCCTCGTTCGTAGTGGACACCTACACACACCGCGTGCTGCATCGCCACGGCCTCCTGCGGGGCGAGGCAAGCTACGAAGAGATCCGGGCGCTGGTGGAAGAAGCTCTGCACGACGAGCCGCCGCCGCAGGCGCCGCGCAGCCTCCACGCGCGGCGCCACAAGTTCCGGCTCGTCCAGACGCCGCCCGCGGCTCATGTGTACAACGAGTACCACGCCCTGTTCGTCCAGCTCGGCAAACGCCATTGCCTGAAGGCGGAGGCCAAGTGCACGGGCTGTCCCTTGGAGCCTCTCCTGCCGGCCGGTGGCCCCAAGCGCTAG
- a CDS encoding ATP-binding protein, whose protein sequence is MSPDKPTRPPHRKALVVALTIGVTVLLAVVFSQTAFNLTFLRPDTAEQTLLFTALSLLVFLLLVALLFVLGRNLLKLYAERRGGVLGSKFRTKMVIGALLLSVTPVIFLFIFAYQVMNRSIDKWFSRPVEELREESGQIATLLADYAGQNATAEAQSIAAAPDVQHAFQSGNYSGVINELRQREPTLQGGFALALVDDDAMASFHNPEPWGVLRSKLPDWKASAAPHFHPFTLEGREYTLGVASVDEHGRILVAMPLPPNYSAALSRIEASQQRYAELSQQRKLVRRTFVLILLLLTVVVLFFSTYLALYLSKLVTRPVAALAEATQQISRGRLEYRVEVPATDELGQLVSSFNRMAEELEAGRRQIEASSRDLAGANVELEQRRRQMETILESIPTGVLSLGADGRVTHSNPAFARIFSPQATAIALPRTAAGSTLRDLFSEEVVGDLEHLVRKANRMGTITSQMEIVAQRAKLNVAVTVASLEHEGQRLGWVLVFEDLSDLLKAQKQSAWREVARRVAHEIKNPLTPIALSAERIRRHLERGAEPDPQSLGIIRSCAETIEGAVETVRSLVDEFAALARFPAAQPQPANINAIVENSLAMFNGRLDNIQVRTDLAADLPKVMADAEAIKRALANLVDNAAEAMQDSLLRELHISTALVDAHEAVEIVVADTGHGVTRELKEKLFLPYFSTKRRGTGLGLAIVSRIIEDHHGTIRVEENQPLGARFIVELPVAPEPVSQPAHPHA, encoded by the coding sequence GTGTCACCCGACAAGCCAACCCGTCCTCCCCATCGCAAGGCCCTGGTCGTAGCCCTGACCATCGGCGTCACCGTGCTGCTGGCGGTGGTGTTCTCCCAAACCGCCTTCAATCTCACTTTCCTCCGCCCCGATACGGCCGAGCAGACGCTGCTGTTCACCGCCCTCTCGCTGCTGGTCTTCCTGCTGCTGGTGGCGCTCCTGTTCGTGCTGGGGCGCAACCTGCTGAAGCTCTACGCCGAGCGCCGCGGAGGCGTGCTGGGTTCCAAGTTCCGCACCAAGATGGTGATCGGCGCGCTCCTGCTCTCGGTGACCCCGGTGATCTTCCTGTTCATCTTCGCCTACCAGGTGATGAACCGCTCCATCGACAAGTGGTTCTCCCGGCCGGTGGAGGAGCTGCGCGAAGAGTCAGGCCAGATCGCAACGCTGCTGGCCGACTATGCCGGACAGAATGCCACCGCCGAGGCTCAGAGCATCGCCGCCGCGCCTGACGTCCAGCACGCCTTCCAGAGTGGCAACTACTCCGGGGTCATCAACGAGTTGCGGCAGCGTGAGCCCACCCTGCAGGGAGGCTTCGCTCTGGCTCTGGTGGATGACGATGCCATGGCCAGCTTCCATAATCCCGAGCCCTGGGGAGTGCTGCGCTCCAAGCTCCCTGACTGGAAGGCCTCGGCGGCACCCCATTTCCACCCCTTCACCCTGGAGGGCCGGGAGTACACGCTGGGGGTCGCATCCGTGGACGAGCATGGCCGGATCCTGGTAGCCATGCCCCTGCCTCCGAACTACAGCGCCGCCCTGAGCCGCATCGAGGCCAGCCAGCAGCGCTACGCCGAGCTCAGCCAGCAGCGCAAGCTGGTGCGGCGGACCTTCGTGCTCATCCTGCTGCTGCTGACGGTGGTGGTTCTGTTCTTCTCGACCTACCTGGCGTTGTATCTCTCGAAGCTGGTCACGCGCCCGGTGGCGGCGCTGGCGGAGGCCACGCAGCAGATCTCGCGCGGGCGCCTGGAGTACCGGGTAGAGGTGCCCGCCACCGATGAGCTAGGCCAGTTGGTTTCTTCCTTCAATCGCATGGCGGAGGAGCTGGAAGCGGGACGGCGGCAGATCGAGGCCTCCAGCCGTGACCTGGCGGGCGCCAACGTCGAGCTGGAACAGCGGCGACGCCAGATGGAGACCATTCTGGAGAGCATTCCCACGGGGGTGCTCTCGTTGGGCGCGGATGGCCGAGTCACCCACAGCAACCCCGCCTTCGCCCGCATCTTCAGTCCGCAAGCAACCGCCATCGCCCTGCCCCGCACCGCCGCCGGCTCCACCCTGCGCGACCTCTTCTCCGAGGAGGTGGTCGGGGACCTGGAGCACCTGGTCCGCAAGGCCAATCGCATGGGCACGATCACCAGCCAGATGGAGATCGTGGCGCAGCGCGCCAAGCTGAATGTGGCGGTGACCGTGGCCTCTCTGGAGCACGAAGGACAGCGCCTGGGCTGGGTGCTGGTGTTTGAGGACCTCTCCGACCTGCTGAAGGCGCAGAAGCAGTCGGCGTGGCGGGAGGTGGCGCGCCGGGTCGCCCATGAGATCAAGAACCCGCTGACGCCCATCGCGCTCTCGGCCGAGCGCATCCGCCGCCACCTGGAGCGCGGCGCCGAGCCCGACCCGCAGTCCCTCGGCATCATCCGCAGTTGCGCCGAGACCATCGAGGGAGCGGTCGAGACGGTGCGCTCGCTGGTGGACGAATTCGCCGCCCTGGCGCGTTTCCCAGCCGCCCAGCCTCAACCCGCCAACATCAACGCGATCGTGGAGAATTCGCTCGCCATGTTCAACGGGCGCCTGGACAACATCCAGGTGCGCACCGACCTGGCCGCCGATCTTCCCAAGGTGATGGCGGATGCCGAGGCCATCAAGCGTGCCCTGGCCAACCTGGTGGACAACGCCGCCGAGGCCATGCAGGATTCCCTGTTGCGCGAATTGCACATTTCGACGGCGCTGGTCGATGCCCATGAAGCGGTGGAGATCGTGGTCGCCGACACCGGCCACGGCGTGACCCGCGAGTTGAAGGAGAAGCTGTTCCTGCCCTACTTTTCCACCAAGCGCCGGGGTACGGGCCTGGGGCTGGCCATCGTCAGCCGCATCATCGAAGACCACCACGGCACCATCCGCGTGGAAGAGAACCAGCCCCTGGGAGCCCGCTTCATCGTGGAGCTGCCGGTGGCCCCAGAACCCGTGAGCCAGCCCGCCCATCCCCATGCATAA